The Rudaeicoccus suwonensis sequence GCGACCGGGCCCTACGAAATCCAGTCGTTCACCAAAGGGATCTCGATGGTGCTGGTGCGCAATCCCGACTGGAGTGCCGCCACCGACCCGATCAGGCACCAGTTCCCGGCGAGGATCGAGATCCAGCTGGGCGTGAATCCGCAAACCACCCAGCAACGGATTCTGGCCGACAGCGGCACTGGGTCCACCACGATCGACGTCTCCGGTGTGGTGGCGTCCGTGCAGAACCAGGTCACGGGCGACAAGAAGGATCAGTTCGTGTCGGGGCTGTCACCGTGCGAGTCGTACACCAGCATCGACACCCAGACGGTGCCGCTGGCGGTTCGCAAGGCGATCGCGATCGCGTATCCGTTCGATCAGATCCGCAAGGCCAGTGGCGAGAGCCCGCTGACCTATCGACCGGCGAGCACGATCGCACCGCCCCAGGTGCCTGGAGTCACGGCATACCCGCCGGTCAATGGTCTGACCGGTCATGGTCCAGGGGACCCGGCCAAGGCGAAGGCCATGCTCTCGGCGGCCGGGCAGCTGGGATTCTCGCTGTCCTACTACTTCATCGACAGCCAGCCGTCGTCCGTGCAGGCGAATGTCGCTTTGAAGGCGGCGCTGACAGCCGCGGGTTTCACCGTTCATGACCTGGGCGTGAGCGCACAGCAGTACCCCACGGATGTCACCAATCCCAGCGCCACTCAGAACCTCGGTCAGGGCATCAACTCGTGGTGCTACGACTGGCCGTCGGGCGATTCGATCTACCCCGAGTTGTTCGCAGCCTCCCGTGCGCAGACCGGTCAGAGCGCCGGCGACCTGCAGTCGGCCGCGCTCGACGCCCAGATGACGCAGATCGAGAATCTACCGATCACGCAGGCGGCAGCTGCCTGGGGAAAGTTGGACCAGCAGATCCTCAGCCAGGATCTGCCGACGATCCCGGTCGACTACGCGATCGCGTCGTACGTTTTCGGTGATCGGGTGCACAACGTGGTCAACGACGCCAACCACGGACTGCCCGATCTGGCACAGCTGTGGGTTGGTTGACGCTGCTGAAACCTGTTGCACCGCAACGACATTCGCGTGATTATCAGCGAAAACTCAGGTTATTTTTACCATCTATATAAGTAACGATTAGGTGTCTGTCCGCGCCTGTGTATCGGCCATGGGGCGATGCGTGTGGCAGATTCAGCCACGCAGAGTTCACCTGTAGGACCAACAGCGAACAGCGCGGTCCGAAGGTTTCCGTATCCCACAATCTGGGACACTTGTGTTGGAGGACGAATGACGGCAGGGCCCGGCGCTGGCACTGGTGGTGATGTCAATCAGGTGTTGTCAGAGGTGGAGCAGGCACACCAAGGGGCAGCCGGGGGGCTGCCGTCGCTCGACGGACCGGCTCCGCAGGAGAGCAAGTCGCCGACACGGATTGCCATGGAGCGGCTGCGCAAGGACAAGGTCGCCGTCGCCTGCGCCGTTGTGATCGTGCTGATGATCCTGATGGGTATCTTCGCCCCGTTGCTCGCGGGCCTCGAGGGTCAGTCGCCGACGACCGCGCACTACAACCTGGTGGGGGCAGACTCGCTGCCGACGTTCTACACCAACAGCCAGCACTGGCTAGGCGTCACGTCGTCGACCGGGTACGACGTCTTCGCCCGGTTGGTCTACGGCATCCGGCCGTCGTTGCTGATCGCCGTCGGTGCCAGCATCGGCTCGACTGTGATCGGGGTGCTGCTCGGCTTGATCGGTGGGTACTTCGGCGGCTGGCCGGACAAGGTGATCGTCTGGATCATCGACTTCACCCTGTCGCTGCCCTTCCTGCTGCTGGCCATCGCGCTGGTGCCGGTCACCGAGAACATCATCCTCGGCGGCAACTCCGAGCCCACGGACTCCCAGACGCAGACCTTCCGCATCGTCGCGATGCTCTTCGTGCTGATCTTCCTGTTGTGGGGTGGCACCGCCCGGCTCATCCGCGGCGAGGTGCTCTCGCTGCGCGAACGCGAGTTCATCCAGGCCGCGCGCGCTCTCGGGGCCCCGACCAACCGGATCATCTTCAAGGAGGTGCTGCCGAACCTGCTGAGCATCTTCCTGGTCAACTTCACCACGGCCGTGCCGGCCTACGTCAGCGCAGAAGCCGGCCTGTCCTACCTCGGTGTCGGCATCTCGCCGCCGACGGCTGACTGGGGCCTGGACATCAACGAGGCGCAGCAGCAGATGCAGAACTTCGCGCTGCCCTTGCTGGTGCCGTTGGTCGCTCTGCTGATCCTCGTGCTCGCGCTCAGCCTGCTCGGTGACGCGGTCTCCGACGCCTTCAACCCGAACACCCGACGCTGACCGAGCGTCACATCTGCTCTTTCATTCCGATCACCATCAAGTTGCACCACCCGAACACTTTTCGGCGGCTGGCCGAGAAGCATCTCAAAGGAGAAAAGTACATGCGCTGGACCAGAATTGCGGCAGTGACCGCAGTGGGGGCTGTCTCGGTGTCCATGGCCGCCTGCGGCAGTGGCAACCCGTCGAAGGGTGGAAACAACTCGGCAGCGAACAGCGCCGCCGCCCAGAACTCGGAGGCGGTCGTCGCACCGATGAACGCGAGCCTGTCGGGTGCGGCGCCGGCCATTCCCGGGGCCAAGAGCGGCGGCACCCTCAGCGTCGACGACCCGACGACCCCGCCGACGATGGACCCGTCGGGCATCTACTACACCGACTCCAGCGCCTACGCGACGCTGCTGTACCGCGGCCTGACGCAGTACCGCTACGTCAACGGCAAGCCGCAGCTGGTGCCCGACCTCGCCACGAACCTCGGCACCGCGTCTCCCGACGGCCTGACCTGGACCTACACGCTGAAGTCCGGCCTGAAGTTCTCCAACGGCCAGCCGGTCACCGCGGCCGACGTGGTCTACGCGGTGAAGCGCTCCTTCGCCGTCGACAGCGTCGCCAAGAACGGCACGCAGTACCAGATGGAGTATCTGCAGGGCGGCTCGACCTACAAGGGTCCCTTCGACCAGCCGAACGCCAACTTCCCCGGTGTCACCGCGACAGGCACCAACACGGTGGTCTTCCACCTGACCAAGAAGTGGCCCTCGCTGCCCTACTTCATGAGCTTCCCGGAGGTCTCGCCGATCCCCAAGGCATCGGACACCAAGGCGACCTACCAGCAGCACCCGGTCACGACCGGCCCCTACATGGTCAAGTCGTACACCATCGGGTCGAAGATGGTGCTGGTCAAGAACCCGTACTGGAACCCGAGCACCGACCCGGTACGCCACCAGTACCCCAACCAGATTGACATCAACTTCTCGGTGACCCCGCTGACGTCGCAGCAGCGGATCCTCGCCAACAGCGGCGTCGGCGCCACGACGGTGAACATCGCGCCGATCGACTCGTCGTTGGTCACGGAGGTCGAGGGTGCCAAGAAGGACCAGTTCGTCGACGGCCCCACCGGCTGTGTGTACTACGACAACATGGACACCCGCAAGATCCCGTTCGCGGTCCGCAAGGCGATCGCCATCGCCTGGCCGTACAACCAGATCCGCAAGGCAGGCAGCGTCAGCCCGCTGTCCTTCCAGCCGGCCACGACCTACGGTCCGCTGTCGCTGCCCGGTTTCAAGGCCTACCCGCCGGTGAACGGCGCAATCGGTCAAGGGAACGGTGACCCGGCCAAGGCCAAGGCGATGCTGGCTGCGGCCGGTGACAGCAACTACAAGTTGTCGTACTACTACATCAACAACCAGCCCAACGGCATCAAAGCGAACCAGGCCCAGAAGGCTGGTCTTGAGGCAGCCGGCTTCCAGGTGCAGGACATCGGTGTCAGCAGTCAGGTCTACGAGACCGACATCGCCAACTCGTCCGCACCGGTGAACATGCTGCAGGGCACCCCCGGTTGGTGCTACGACTGGCCGACCGGTGACGCGGTCTACCCGCCGCTGTTCAACGGGAAGGGCATCACCAACGGTCTGTCGGTGGGCGAGTTCTCGAACCCGGCCATCAGCGCCGAGATCGCGCAGTACCAGGCGCTGCCGATCGCCCAGGCTGCACCGAAGTGGGCCGCGCTGGACCAGACGCTGATGACCGACTACCTGCCCGCGCTGCCGGACAACTACGCGTTGGCCAACTTCACCTTCGGTGACCAGGTCCACGGAGTGCAGGACGCGCTGGTCGTCGGTATGCCCGTGATGACCGACCTCTGGGTCGGCTGACGCATCACCACCAGGCGCAGCGGGGGAATTCGATTCCCCCGCTGCGCCGCCCCATCATCGTGATCGCACGAGGAGCCCTCCGTTGATCGTTTACATCCTTCGCCGCCTGCTGTTGGCACTGAGCGTGGTCTTCGCGACCATCGTGCTGACGTTCTCGCTGTTCTTCTCGGGTGCAGGTGGCAACCCGGCCTACCAGCAGTGCACCACGCACTGCACGAAGTCGATCGTCAAGGCGCTGGATCACCAGATGGGCCTCGACAAGCCGATCATCGA is a genomic window containing:
- a CDS encoding ABC transporter permease — its product is MEQAHQGAAGGLPSLDGPAPQESKSPTRIAMERLRKDKVAVACAVVIVLMILMGIFAPLLAGLEGQSPTTAHYNLVGADSLPTFYTNSQHWLGVTSSTGYDVFARLVYGIRPSLLIAVGASIGSTVIGVLLGLIGGYFGGWPDKVIVWIIDFTLSLPFLLLAIALVPVTENIILGGNSEPTDSQTQTFRIVAMLFVLIFLLWGGTARLIRGEVLSLREREFIQAARALGAPTNRIIFKEVLPNLLSIFLVNFTTAVPAYVSAEAGLSYLGVGISPPTADWGLDINEAQQQMQNFALPLLVPLVALLILVLALSLLGDAVSDAFNPNTRR
- a CDS encoding ABC transporter substrate-binding protein, whose translation is MLLAACSGGPGSSSGSSGAAAPTASATAPLLRDVASGPAPQIAGAKTGGTLTITDEGAPPTFDPSGAYYEFSMMVLDELLVRSLTGYQNVDGKATLVPDLATDLGEQSADGLTWTFHLKHGIRYSDGSPVRAADVVYAVKRSFAYDSVAEGGPQYVQQYLKGGSTYKGPFDQPTVDFPGVTAQGDDTVVFHLVKKWPTLPYYLAFPEVSPIPQAKDTKATYQNHLLATGPYEIQSFTKGISMVLVRNPDWSAATDPIRHQFPARIEIQLGVNPQTTQQRILADSGTGSTTIDVSGVVASVQNQVTGDKKDQFVSGLSPCESYTSIDTQTVPLAVRKAIAIAYPFDQIRKASGESPLTYRPASTIAPPQVPGVTAYPPVNGLTGHGPGDPAKAKAMLSAAGQLGFSLSYYFIDSQPSSVQANVALKAALTAAGFTVHDLGVSAQQYPTDVTNPSATQNLGQGINSWCYDWPSGDSIYPELFAASRAQTGQSAGDLQSAALDAQMTQIENLPITQAAAAWGKLDQQILSQDLPTIPVDYAIASYVFGDRVHNVVNDANHGLPDLAQLWVG
- a CDS encoding ABC transporter substrate-binding protein; translation: MRWTRIAAVTAVGAVSVSMAACGSGNPSKGGNNSAANSAAAQNSEAVVAPMNASLSGAAPAIPGAKSGGTLSVDDPTTPPTMDPSGIYYTDSSAYATLLYRGLTQYRYVNGKPQLVPDLATNLGTASPDGLTWTYTLKSGLKFSNGQPVTAADVVYAVKRSFAVDSVAKNGTQYQMEYLQGGSTYKGPFDQPNANFPGVTATGTNTVVFHLTKKWPSLPYFMSFPEVSPIPKASDTKATYQQHPVTTGPYMVKSYTIGSKMVLVKNPYWNPSTDPVRHQYPNQIDINFSVTPLTSQQRILANSGVGATTVNIAPIDSSLVTEVEGAKKDQFVDGPTGCVYYDNMDTRKIPFAVRKAIAIAWPYNQIRKAGSVSPLSFQPATTYGPLSLPGFKAYPPVNGAIGQGNGDPAKAKAMLAAAGDSNYKLSYYYINNQPNGIKANQAQKAGLEAAGFQVQDIGVSSQVYETDIANSSAPVNMLQGTPGWCYDWPTGDAVYPPLFNGKGITNGLSVGEFSNPAISAEIAQYQALPIAQAAPKWAALDQTLMTDYLPALPDNYALANFTFGDQVHGVQDALVVGMPVMTDLWVG